One segment of Paenibacillus pabuli DNA contains the following:
- a CDS encoding BlaI/MecI/CopY family transcriptional regulator: protein MKIHNFKVGERGLNRFFGPLEAKIMDILWARPGSSIREVQTALEQDRDVNFNTVMTVMNRLVDKGLLRKTQKGRTSLYHPVQSKEEFMNDQSKELSHELVDEFGALAVSHMLDALDEADAGLIERLEQKIKQWKKDSD from the coding sequence ATGAAAATACACAATTTTAAAGTGGGTGAGCGTGGGCTGAATCGTTTTTTTGGCCCGCTGGAAGCGAAGATTATGGATATCTTATGGGCGCGTCCAGGCAGCAGCATCCGTGAGGTGCAAACAGCACTAGAACAAGATAGAGATGTTAATTTTAATACCGTCATGACGGTCATGAATCGGCTCGTGGATAAGGGGCTGCTTCGCAAGACACAGAAGGGCCGGACGTCCCTGTATCACCCGGTACAGAGCAAGGAGGAGTTTATGAACGACCAATCAAAGGAACTGTCGCATGAACTGGTAGACGAGTTCGGTGCACTGGCAGTGAGCCACATGCTGGATGCGCTGGATGAAGCCGATGCGGGGTTGATCGAACGTCTGGAGCAGAAGATCAAACAATGGAAAAAGGATAGCGACTGA
- a CDS encoding siderophore ABC transporter substrate-binding protein → MKKGWLFTLLVVLSVVLAACGGNRTAENTGASTGTGTEANAGAEQSSEEIVIKHKLGETTVKKNPQNVVVFDYGVLDTLDQLGVEVAGVPQEGVPPYLEKYKDAKYTNVGGLKEADFEKVNAMSPDLIIISGRLSDSYEELSKIAPTIYMAVDTEDYMNSLTENVKTLGEIFGKEAEAEQALTSIEASAQALKDKVTAAGKNALVVLTNEGKLSAYGAGSRFGVIHDVFGFTPADANIEVSTHGQSVSFEYVMETNPDYLFVVDRSAVVAGSGEAAPAKQVIENDLVKNTTAYKEGHIVYLDPNYWYLSGGGLESIQEMIKEVDASVK, encoded by the coding sequence ATGAAAAAGGGTTGGTTGTTTACGTTGCTCGTAGTATTGTCTGTGGTGCTGGCAGCATGCGGGGGAAATAGAACAGCGGAGAATACGGGGGCAAGCACAGGAACAGGTACAGAGGCCAATGCTGGGGCAGAACAGTCCAGTGAGGAAATCGTCATTAAACATAAACTAGGCGAGACAACAGTGAAGAAGAATCCGCAAAACGTGGTTGTATTCGACTATGGTGTGCTGGATACCCTGGATCAGTTGGGCGTAGAAGTCGCCGGTGTTCCTCAAGAAGGCGTTCCTCCATATCTGGAAAAGTATAAAGACGCCAAGTATACCAACGTCGGTGGTTTGAAAGAAGCTGATTTTGAAAAAGTAAATGCCATGAGTCCTGACCTGATTATCATCTCGGGACGTCTGTCGGATTCATATGAAGAATTGAGCAAGATTGCACCTACCATTTATATGGCGGTAGACACCGAAGATTACATGAATTCCCTGACGGAAAACGTGAAGACACTTGGTGAGATTTTCGGCAAGGAAGCCGAAGCGGAGCAAGCATTGACTTCCATCGAGGCCTCTGCCCAAGCATTGAAAGACAAGGTAACGGCTGCAGGCAAAAATGCACTGGTCGTACTGACCAATGAAGGCAAACTGAGTGCATACGGTGCAGGTTCGCGTTTCGGTGTGATTCATGATGTATTTGGTTTTACACCAGCAGATGCCAATATTGAAGTGTCCACTCACGGACAAAGTGTTTCTTTTGAATATGTGATGGAGACGAACCCGGATTACCTGTTTGTGGTAGACCGCAGTGCGGTGGTTGCAGGCAGTGGGGAAGCTGCACCGGCCAAGCAGGTCATCGAGAATGATCTGGTCAAAAATACGACGGCTTACAAAGAAGGACATATTGTTTACCTTGACCCGAACTACTGGTACTTGTCTGGTGGCGGTCTGGAATCCATCCAGGAAATGATCAAGGAAGTGGATGCAAGCGTCAAATAA
- a CDS encoding aldo/keto reductase family protein — MEYRRLGGSGLKVSEISLGSWLTYGGYVERENAVKSIETAFDEGINFFDTANVYERGAAEELLGQTLKAYSRDSYVLATKVFGKMGDGPNDQGLSRKHIKEQCDASLKRLGVEYVDIYYCHRYHTETPIEETLRALDDLVRQGKVLYVGVSQWTAAQMEAALGTADRLLLDHIVVNQPVYNMFDRYIENEIIPLGERKGIGQVVYSPLAQGLLTGKYTSVSDIPENSRAAKLGWDEGKINADKIGKVRQLIEIADKLDLKVGQLALAWILRQNNVSSALVGASRPEQVKENAAASGVKLDTAIIEEIEQILS, encoded by the coding sequence ATGGAATACCGCAGATTGGGTGGAAGCGGACTGAAAGTAAGCGAGATCAGCTTGGGCAGCTGGCTGACATACGGAGGATATGTGGAGCGTGAAAATGCGGTGAAGTCGATTGAAACCGCATTCGATGAAGGTATCAACTTTTTTGATACAGCGAACGTATACGAACGCGGCGCGGCAGAAGAGCTGCTTGGGCAGACTTTGAAAGCATATTCCCGTGATTCCTATGTTCTTGCTACCAAAGTGTTCGGCAAAATGGGCGACGGTCCGAATGACCAGGGCTTATCCCGCAAACATATCAAGGAACAATGTGATGCCAGTCTGAAGCGCTTAGGCGTGGAATATGTGGACATCTACTATTGCCATCGTTATCATACGGAAACACCGATCGAAGAAACGCTGCGGGCACTGGATGACCTGGTTCGTCAGGGCAAAGTGCTGTACGTAGGCGTAAGCCAATGGACGGCCGCTCAGATGGAGGCTGCTTTGGGTACCGCTGATCGTCTTCTGCTCGATCATATCGTGGTCAATCAGCCGGTCTATAACATGTTCGACCGCTATATTGAGAATGAGATTATTCCACTCGGTGAGCGCAAGGGAATTGGACAAGTGGTCTATTCTCCTCTTGCACAAGGTCTGTTAACCGGCAAGTACACATCCGTTTCAGATATTCCGGAGAACTCCCGTGCGGCGAAGCTGGGCTGGGATGAAGGAAAGATCAATGCCGACAAAATCGGAAAAGTGCGTCAACTGATTGAAATAGCAGACAAGCTGGATCTGAAGGTAGGCCAGCTGGCACTTGCATGGATTTTGCGTCAGAACAATGTGTCCAGTGCACTTGTAGGTGCAAGCCGTCCGGAGCAGGTGAAGGAGAATGCTGCTGCTTCAGGGGTAAAACTGGATACTGCGATCATCGAGGAAATCGAGCAGATCCTGTCTTAA
- a CDS encoding Fur family transcriptional regulator has product MRTLNLTIQRQAVYDVVRHSEDHPTAADVMNRLVEQGYNLAYGTVYNSLRYLTDKELIRELKLGETASRYDARMDDHQHIMCEVCGKVDEVMTEVPSEWMQQVAEETGYAIDHAHVVFGGVCGECKNKRIK; this is encoded by the coding sequence GTGAGAACTCTAAATCTGACGATACAAAGACAAGCCGTGTATGATGTTGTTCGTCACTCGGAAGACCATCCGACTGCCGCTGATGTAATGAACCGTCTGGTTGAACAAGGCTATAATCTGGCCTATGGCACCGTATATAATTCGCTGCGTTATTTAACCGATAAGGAATTGATCCGGGAGCTTAAGCTAGGTGAGACCGCCAGCCGGTACGACGCCCGCATGGATGACCACCAGCATATTATGTGTGAAGTCTGTGGCAAAGTGGATGAGGTTATGACAGAGGTCCCTTCGGAGTGGATGCAGCAGGTGGCCGAGGAAACCGGATATGCAATTGATCATGCTCATGTGGTCTTTGGAGGTGTCTGCGGGGAATGCAAAAACAAACGGATCAAGTAA
- a CDS encoding DoxX family protein — protein sequence MNSRSVEIGLFFLRIMIGLIFVLHGWSKFEGGISGAVGFFESMGIPGFLASVVAIIELAGGAAMILGLGTRVFAALFIVLMAGVLFTAKVGQPFISGTEFDYLMLAGSLTLLFTGSRFLAVDQFIARQGRVGRNASA from the coding sequence ATGAATAGTAGGAGTGTAGAGATTGGTTTGTTCTTCTTAAGAATCATGATCGGTCTCATCTTTGTATTGCATGGGTGGAGCAAGTTTGAAGGTGGAATCAGTGGTGCGGTAGGATTCTTTGAAAGTATGGGTATTCCCGGCTTCCTTGCATCGGTGGTAGCCATTATTGAGCTGGCTGGTGGGGCAGCAATGATTCTGGGGCTGGGAACACGTGTGTTTGCTGCTTTGTTTATTGTCTTGATGGCAGGGGTTCTGTTTACGGCCAAAGTAGGTCAGCCATTTATTAGCGGTACTGAGTTTGATTACCTGATGCTGGCAGGTTCCCTGACCTTGCTGTTCACAGGCAGCCGTTTCTTGGCGGTGGATCAGTTTATAGCCAGACAAGGAAGGGTTGGCCGTAATGCCAGTGCGTAA
- a CDS encoding winged helix-turn-helix domain-containing protein, translated as MQKQTDQVKIRMSDRRLPLRVKPALADPAPFVEACPVTRRVILISPMPGQVHELVKALTDSCFDVLVFHRWEPDLHERLVFDLLIYDLSVAGTIDAFAGISSRLNREAEHMAPCLYLVGENMIGSASGPMLQEELLVWPARPQEALYRVQRMIGNSPVTPKRGFLPEEGQRISFKDLWLDRERMSVQRDNDRIHLTKTEYDLLLKLIDAKGAVISREEMLSDIWETDFTGGSNVVDVHIKSLRKKLGDNAASPQYIVTVRGVGYRLAD; from the coding sequence ATGCAAAAACAAACGGATCAAGTAAAAATCAGGATGTCTGATCGCCGTTTGCCGCTGCGGGTCAAGCCAGCTCTTGCTGATCCGGCTCCCTTCGTGGAAGCTTGTCCTGTTACGCGGCGCGTCATTCTGATTAGTCCGATGCCAGGCCAGGTTCATGAACTGGTCAAAGCGTTGACGGACAGCTGCTTCGATGTATTGGTGTTTCATCGCTGGGAACCGGATCTTCATGAACGACTGGTATTTGATCTGTTGATCTATGATCTGTCTGTGGCTGGAACGATTGACGCGTTCGCTGGCATTAGCAGCCGTCTGAACCGGGAGGCAGAGCATATGGCACCATGCCTATATCTGGTGGGCGAGAATATGATAGGCAGCGCGAGCGGACCCATGCTTCAGGAAGAACTGCTGGTGTGGCCGGCACGTCCACAGGAAGCACTCTACCGGGTGCAGCGCATGATTGGCAATAGTCCGGTTACGCCCAAGCGCGGCTTCTTGCCCGAGGAAGGGCAACGGATCAGTTTCAAAGACTTATGGCTGGACCGTGAGCGTATGAGTGTTCAGCGGGATAACGACCGGATTCATCTGACGAAGACCGAATACGATTTGCTGCTGAAGCTGATTGATGCCAAAGGAGCTGTCATTTCCCGTGAGGAGATGCTCAGCGATATTTGGGAGACCGATTTTACAGGTGGAAGCAATGTAGTTGATGTTCATATCAAAAGCTTGCGTAAAAAGCTTGGGGATAACGCGGCTTCCCCGCAATATATTGTTACCGTAAGAGGAGTGGGCTACCGCCTGGCGGATTAG
- a CDS encoding ABC transporter permease, whose translation MKLGYMLIALAVLSIVYIFIGNSDISPLDIFHLTPVQLQVLQVSRFPRLISILVAGISMSVIGLIMQQLTRNRFVSPTTAGTMDSARLGILVTLMWFPGASSLQKMLVAFAFALAGTLIFMRILEKVKFKDTIYIALLGLMFGNIVSSVTTFFAYKNDLIQNISSWLQGDFSTIMKGRYELIYISIPLLIIVYLFANRFTLAGMGEDFATNLGLAYRRVVNLGLILVAMVSAVVIITVGTIPFLGLVVPNIVTLYKGDNLRDTLPHTAVLGAIFVLVCDILGQLIIYPYQLSISLTVGVVGSVLFLYLLLRRKAYGS comes from the coding sequence ATGAAGTTAGGTTATATGTTAATCGCACTGGCTGTTCTGTCTATCGTATACATATTTATCGGCAATTCGGACATTTCGCCCTTGGATATATTCCACTTGACCCCAGTGCAGCTGCAGGTATTGCAAGTTAGCCGTTTTCCCCGTCTGATCAGCATTCTTGTTGCTGGTATCAGTATGAGCGTTATTGGTCTGATCATGCAGCAACTGACACGCAACCGGTTTGTTTCGCCTACAACGGCAGGCACCATGGATTCAGCAAGACTTGGCATTCTTGTGACCTTGATGTGGTTCCCCGGTGCGTCCTCTCTGCAAAAAATGCTGGTTGCCTTCGCCTTTGCTCTGGCAGGTACGCTGATCTTTATGCGAATCCTCGAAAAGGTCAAATTCAAGGATACGATATACATCGCCCTTCTGGGCTTGATGTTCGGGAACATCGTTAGTTCGGTGACGACCTTTTTTGCCTACAAAAACGATCTGATCCAGAACATTTCCTCCTGGCTGCAGGGTGACTTCTCCACAATCATGAAGGGCCGATACGAATTGATCTATATCAGTATTCCGCTGCTGATCATCGTCTATCTCTTCGCCAACCGCTTCACGCTGGCCGGGATGGGAGAAGACTTTGCGACCAACCTGGGCCTGGCGTACCGAAGAGTGGTTAACCTCGGATTGATATTGGTAGCCATGGTTTCCGCCGTCGTTATTATCACCGTAGGAACCATTCCTTTTCTGGGTCTGGTCGTGCCCAATATTGTTACGCTGTATAAGGGCGATAACTTGCGTGACACGCTGCCTCATACGGCAGTGCTGGGGGCGATATTCGTTCTGGTCTGTGACATTCTGGGTCAATTGATTATTTATCCGTATCAGCTGTCCATCAGTTTGACAGTGGGAGTCGTAGGCAGTGTGCTGTTTCTGTATTTACTGCTTCGAAGAAAGGCATATGGATCATGA
- a CDS encoding GGDEF domain-containing protein: protein MLSTFFINICVMITFMYISGIIAKYYNIRVPFPSLRVQMIGGLLFGIYGTVLMNYSFPLNENTIVDLRHLAIVTAAVYLGGLASVISGLVISILRIVMFGLSSAAIDAVFVMTLIGLSGVYFAYASWSRLTKIITMNLLGITLIFVILVLNTSSMNSLMKIYPLQMTISFVGGIFIYFIAEFINKSNEMLFLLERRASTDHLTNLSNRRQFEKSLELQLERARENKQKLSLLVIDIDRFKKVNDTYGHSAGDAVLKQLGQLLIEHSRSADIVSRNGGEEFAILLLDCGNHQALAIAESIRLSVEKYLFALPDGTTIRLTISVGVAVYPDHCDERDDADFFEQADRALYEAKNTGRNRVCAIPKRSKVLIGNRLL from the coding sequence TTGTTAAGCACGTTCTTTATTAATATCTGTGTCATGATCACATTCATGTACATATCCGGAATTATTGCCAAATACTATAATATCCGTGTCCCGTTTCCCTCACTGCGTGTGCAGATGATCGGCGGTCTCCTGTTTGGTATCTATGGCACTGTGCTGATGAACTACTCCTTCCCTCTAAATGAAAACACCATTGTGGATCTGCGCCATCTTGCGATTGTTACAGCCGCAGTGTATTTAGGAGGACTAGCATCGGTCATTTCTGGACTGGTCATCTCCATCCTGCGCATTGTCATGTTTGGTCTGTCGTCCGCAGCGATTGATGCTGTTTTCGTCATGACTCTCATCGGTCTGTCCGGTGTATATTTTGCATACGCTTCCTGGTCGAGGTTAACCAAAATCATAACGATGAACCTGCTTGGCATAACCCTGATCTTTGTGATTCTGGTGTTGAATACCAGCAGTATGAATTCATTGATGAAAATATATCCGTTACAAATGACGATTTCTTTTGTCGGTGGGATCTTTATTTATTTTATCGCAGAATTTATAAACAAATCGAATGAGATGTTATTTCTGCTGGAACGCAGAGCATCCACAGACCATCTCACCAATCTCAGCAATCGTCGTCAATTTGAGAAATCACTGGAACTGCAGCTGGAGCGTGCCCGGGAAAATAAACAAAAGCTCTCCCTGCTCGTCATTGATATCGACCGTTTCAAAAAGGTAAACGATACATATGGCCACAGCGCTGGAGACGCTGTTCTGAAGCAGCTTGGGCAATTGCTAATTGAACATTCGCGATCCGCTGACATTGTCTCACGTAACGGAGGCGAGGAATTTGCCATTTTGCTTCTGGATTGCGGCAATCATCAAGCCCTCGCAATCGCAGAATCCATCCGGCTGTCTGTCGAAAAGTATCTCTTTGCCCTACCGGACGGAACAACGATTCGTCTGACCATTTCCGTCGGGGTAGCCGTCTATCCGGATCATTGCGATGAGCGGGATGACGCTGACTTCTTCGAGCAGGCAGACCGTGCTCTATATGAAGCCAAAAATACAGGACGGAACCGGGTCTGTGCCATTCCGAAGCGGTCCAAGGTGCTTATCGGCAATCGTTTGCTCTGA
- a CDS encoding iron ABC transporter ATP-binding protein, giving the protein MVEVRNVSKQYGGVRVVDDVSLNIAKGKITSFIGPNGAGKSTLLSMITRLIGKDTGQVLIEGKEIEGWKSKELSKKISVLKQSNHINIRLTVEDLVAFGRFPYSQGRLTPEDRQWIQEAIDYMELGPYRKRYLDELSGGQRQRAYIAMVIAQNTEYILLDEPLNNLDMKHSVQIMKVLRKMVDELGKTIVIVIHDINFASCYSDYIVALKEGRVVQEGKTEDIIDTEVLQQVYDMHIPVQWIDGRKICVYFA; this is encoded by the coding sequence GTGGTAGAAGTCAGAAATGTCTCAAAACAATACGGCGGCGTCCGGGTAGTGGATGACGTATCACTCAATATTGCCAAAGGAAAAATCACTTCCTTTATCGGACCCAATGGTGCAGGCAAAAGTACGCTGTTATCCATGATCACCAGGCTCATCGGCAAAGACACGGGCCAGGTCCTGATCGAAGGGAAGGAAATTGAAGGCTGGAAGAGCAAGGAGTTGTCCAAAAAGATTTCCGTGCTCAAACAATCCAACCATATCAACATCAGGTTAACGGTGGAGGATCTGGTGGCATTCGGGCGGTTTCCTTATTCACAAGGACGGCTTACACCGGAAGACCGCCAGTGGATTCAAGAAGCCATCGATTACATGGAGCTTGGTCCGTACCGTAAAAGGTATTTGGATGAGCTCAGTGGTGGACAGCGGCAGCGGGCGTATATCGCCATGGTTATTGCGCAGAACACCGAATATATTCTGCTGGATGAACCGCTGAACAATCTGGACATGAAACATTCCGTGCAGATTATGAAAGTGCTGCGCAAGATGGTAGACGAGCTCGGCAAAACGATTGTTATTGTTATTCATGACATCAATTTTGCTTCGTGTTACTCCGATTATATTGTCGCCCTCAAGGAAGGCAGAGTCGTGCAGGAAGGTAAGACGGAGGACATCATCGATACGGAAGTATTGCAGCAGGTATATGACATGCATATTCCGGTGCAGTGGATCGATGGGCGTAAGATCTGTGTGTACTTTGCGTAA
- a CDS encoding catalase, which translates to MTERMTTNQGAPVGDNQNSRTAGRRGPTLLEDYHLIEKIAHFDRERIPERVVHARGAGAHGVFTLENSMKEFTKADFLQDPGTETPVLVRFSTVIHGTGSPETARDPRGFAVKLYTREGNYDIVGNHLPVFFIRDAMKFPDMVHSLKPAPDTNIQDPARYWDFMTLSPESTHMMTWLFSDLGTPANYREMDGFGVHAFKWINAQGEIHYVKYKWESAQGVRGFSRQEASEVQGQDFNHATRDLYDHIKNGQYPQWKLQVQLLKPEQMDDFSFDPLDPTKTWPEDIIPFQTVGTMTLNRNPQNFFAEVEQAAFSPSALVPGIEPSEDKLLQGRLFSYPDTQRHRLGPNYLQIPVNCPYAPVRNHQRDGLMNVNQDPSPVNYEPNSSSSSPQEDPAYRDSQMPLHGHVTREKIEKTDDYTQAGELFRSFTAEEQKNLLDNLINDLKGVPAQTQMRALCHFFQADGQFGGRLARGLGVDISAYMPSADQK; encoded by the coding sequence ATGACAGAACGTATGACAACCAATCAGGGGGCGCCTGTAGGTGACAACCAAAATTCCCGCACAGCAGGCAGAAGAGGGCCTACTCTACTTGAAGATTATCATCTGATCGAGAAGATTGCCCATTTTGACCGTGAACGTATTCCAGAACGGGTAGTGCATGCCAGAGGTGCTGGTGCACATGGAGTATTCACCCTAGAGAACAGCATGAAGGAGTTCACCAAAGCGGATTTCCTGCAGGATCCGGGAACGGAAACGCCTGTACTTGTCCGGTTCTCCACGGTTATTCATGGAACGGGTTCGCCAGAGACTGCGCGTGATCCACGCGGGTTTGCAGTCAAACTATACACACGGGAAGGCAACTATGATATTGTGGGCAACCATTTGCCTGTATTTTTCATCCGTGATGCGATGAAATTCCCGGATATGGTGCATTCCCTGAAGCCTGCGCCAGATACGAATATTCAAGATCCTGCGCGGTACTGGGATTTCATGACCCTCTCACCTGAGTCCACACATATGATGACCTGGTTGTTCTCCGATCTGGGTACACCTGCGAATTACCGGGAGATGGATGGATTCGGCGTGCACGCGTTCAAATGGATTAATGCTCAAGGCGAGATCCATTATGTGAAGTATAAGTGGGAGTCTGCACAAGGAGTGCGCGGGTTCTCTCGTCAGGAAGCGTCTGAAGTGCAAGGGCAGGACTTCAACCACGCTACCCGGGATCTGTATGACCATATCAAAAATGGCCAATATCCGCAGTGGAAGCTGCAGGTACAGCTCCTGAAGCCGGAGCAGATGGATGATTTCTCATTTGACCCGCTCGATCCGACCAAAACCTGGCCGGAAGATATCATTCCGTTTCAAACGGTAGGAACCATGACCCTGAATCGCAATCCGCAAAACTTCTTTGCCGAAGTAGAACAGGCCGCTTTTTCGCCAAGTGCATTGGTGCCTGGGATTGAGCCGTCTGAGGATAAACTGCTGCAAGGACGTCTGTTCTCCTACCCGGATACCCAGCGTCACCGGCTTGGACCAAACTATCTGCAGATTCCGGTGAACTGCCCGTATGCACCGGTTCGCAACCATCAGCGCGATGGGCTTATGAATGTGAATCAGGATCCGTCCCCAGTGAACTATGAGCCGAACAGTTCTTCCAGCAGTCCACAGGAAGATCCGGCATACCGGGACAGTCAGATGCCGCTGCATGGCCACGTTACACGGGAGAAAATCGAGAAAACCGATGATTACACACAGGCAGGGGAATTGTTCCGTTCCTTTACGGCAGAAGAACAGAAGAATCTGCTTGATAATCTGATTAATGACCTGAAGGGTGTTCCGGCACAGACGCAGATGCGTGCGCTATGTCACTTCTTCCAGGCTGACGGACAGTTTGGTGGACGTCTTGCTCGTGGACTTGGTGTAGATATCTCGGCATATATGCCATCGGCTGACCAAAAATAA
- a CDS encoding M56 family metallopeptidase: MWKARSKLLFTVGFGIPLLVFIQMFMYAMYKLFGWDIPFNLLWLCNHWMSRLGWLSVGHFLMFLVVLTFGGTGWLFMHRMMKTRAAVRKLHAIEDQAMSKALEVKYHHLKQPGFIVVDKRSPIAFTIGLWRPYIVLSTGLLDMLDTEEETAVVYHEVHHLWHRDPLKTTLLSVFAMMMPYIPVLKHTSKQYHIVREILADNEAIERTGNAAGIGSALLKLIRACPEPWRVREMAVQSSFADTSVNVRISRLLDPEQDVELALPWFAILMSATVFLLMSVLFVWSIG, from the coding sequence ATGTGGAAGGCCCGCTCGAAGCTGTTGTTTACTGTCGGGTTTGGCATTCCGTTACTTGTGTTCATTCAGATGTTCATGTACGCCATGTACAAACTGTTTGGCTGGGATATTCCCTTTAATCTGCTCTGGCTGTGCAATCATTGGATGAGTCGGTTGGGTTGGTTATCGGTAGGCCACTTTTTGATGTTTCTCGTCGTCCTGACGTTTGGAGGAACAGGCTGGCTGTTCATGCATCGAATGATGAAGACGCGGGCAGCCGTACGCAAGCTCCATGCGATCGAAGACCAAGCAATGTCGAAAGCCCTTGAGGTCAAGTATCATCATCTCAAACAACCGGGATTCATCGTCGTGGACAAGCGGTCACCGATTGCTTTTACGATTGGTTTATGGAGACCTTATATTGTGCTCTCGACGGGATTGCTGGACATGCTTGACACTGAAGAGGAAACAGCCGTTGTCTATCATGAAGTCCATCATCTGTGGCACCGTGATCCGCTTAAGACAACGCTGCTGTCGGTGTTTGCCATGATGATGCCGTATATTCCCGTCTTGAAGCATACTTCGAAGCAATACCATATTGTCAGAGAAATTTTGGCCGATAATGAAGCCATTGAGCGTACGGGAAATGCAGCAGGAATTGGCAGTGCTTTGCTCAAACTGATCCGTGCTTGTCCTGAGCCGTGGCGGGTACGGGAAATGGCTGTACAATCCTCGTTTGCCGATACGTCGGTTAATGTGCGCATCTCCCGTCTGCTCGATCCGGAACAAGATGTTGAGCTGGCTCTACCGTGGTTCGCGATATTAATGTCTGCGACCGTGTTTCTGTTGATGTCTGTTTTGTTTGTTTGGTCGATCGGATAA
- a CDS encoding iron chelate uptake ABC transporter family permease subunit: protein MKYSANTLKFGILIAAALILIGVFLVIQSGGNWDYILPRRGKKILAIVLTGACIAYSTAIFQTITNNRILTPGIMGLDSLYMLFQTFAVFVFGSSHISFVNKNLNFAVSVLLMTLFALLLHQFMFRRERGRNIYLLLLVGLILGTLFQSLSSFMEVLIDPNEFLILQGKMFASFNNVNTDLLIISMASILLILLYARKFTKYLDVLALGKDHAVNLGVNYHYIVKRLLLVVMVLVSISTALIGPIMFLGLLVVNLAHQVFRTHRHTVLIWGSVIIAVVALVGGQLIVERVFTFSTTVSVIINFIGGVYFIYLLLKESKSW from the coding sequence ATGAAATATTCAGCGAATACTCTAAAGTTTGGCATCTTGATCGCAGCAGCGCTCATTCTGATTGGTGTGTTTCTGGTCATTCAGTCCGGGGGCAATTGGGATTATATCCTGCCGCGCCGGGGGAAAAAGATTCTGGCTATCGTGCTTACCGGAGCATGTATCGCATACTCAACCGCCATTTTCCAAACGATAACCAACAATCGTATCCTTACACCCGGCATTATGGGACTCGACTCCCTGTATATGTTGTTTCAGACGTTTGCAGTGTTTGTGTTTGGCAGCAGTCACATCAGCTTTGTGAATAAAAATCTTAACTTTGCAGTGTCTGTCCTGCTGATGACCCTCTTTGCGCTGCTGCTGCATCAATTCATGTTCCGGCGGGAACGAGGGCGCAATATCTATCTGCTGCTGCTGGTGGGTCTGATTCTGGGAACGCTCTTTCAGAGCCTGTCCTCCTTCATGGAGGTCCTGATTGATCCCAATGAATTCCTCATCCTACAAGGCAAAATGTTTGCCAGTTTCAACAATGTAAATACCGATCTATTAATCATTTCGATGGCTTCCATCCTCCTGATCCTGCTGTATGCACGGAAATTCACCAAGTATCTCGATGTTCTGGCGCTTGGGAAGGATCATGCAGTGAACCTGGGTGTGAATTACCACTATATCGTCAAACGGCTGCTGCTCGTTGTCATGGTGCTGGTGTCCATCTCCACTGCACTTATAGGTCCGATCATGTTCTTAGGATTGTTGGTCGTGAATCTGGCCCATCAGGTATTCCGGACACACCGGCATACCGTACTGATCTGGGGCTCCGTCATCATAGCAGTCGTTGCCTTGGTGGGTGGACAGCTGATCGTGGAACGGGTATTCACCTTCTCCACAACCGTAAGTGTCATTATCAACTTTATAGGCGGTGTGTATTTCATCTATTTGCTGCTAAAGGAGAGTAAGTCGTGGTAG